In the genome of Pelobacter seleniigenes DSM 18267, one region contains:
- a CDS encoding cytosine deaminase, producing the protein MFDLIVRQANLVGHNQPCDIACQAGRIASIAPTIAATAQREIDARGRLVSPPFVDVHFHMDATLCLHGQPRRNESGTLLEGIALWSDLKPLQSADKLKERALKLLSWSIARGTLAIRTHVDVCDPELMAVQVLLEVREQMKPYVDLQLVAFPQDGYLRDPKATAQLKRALDLGVDVIGGIPHFERTMAEGAESIRQLCELAAQRGLQVDMHCDESDDPLSRHIETLAAETCRCGLHGRVTGSHLTSMHSMDNYYVTKLLPLLAEAELHAVCNPLVNMVLQGRQDTYPKRRGLTRVKELLAQGINVCLGHDDVVDPWYPLGSHDMLEVAHMGIHALHMSGIAEMNELFAAVTSRPAQTMGLNGYGIKEGNSADMVVLQGRDPIEAIRLRGPRLAVIRRGEVIAEAAPAVSSVHLGEQTQQVDFSLP; encoded by the coding sequence CGCCTGTCAGGCCGGTCGTATCGCCAGCATCGCACCGACTATCGCCGCCACCGCACAGCGGGAAATCGATGCCCGCGGGCGGCTGGTCAGTCCTCCGTTTGTCGATGTCCATTTTCATATGGATGCCACCCTTTGCCTGCACGGGCAACCGCGTCGCAACGAAAGCGGTACTCTGCTCGAAGGGATTGCCCTGTGGAGCGATCTAAAACCCTTGCAGAGCGCCGACAAACTCAAGGAACGCGCCCTCAAGCTGCTCTCCTGGTCCATCGCCCGCGGCACCCTGGCCATACGCACCCATGTCGATGTCTGCGACCCAGAGCTGATGGCGGTCCAGGTTCTCCTTGAGGTCAGGGAACAGATGAAACCCTATGTCGACCTGCAGCTGGTGGCCTTTCCCCAGGACGGCTATCTGCGCGATCCCAAGGCCACGGCCCAGCTCAAGCGTGCACTGGACCTGGGGGTCGATGTGATCGGCGGGATTCCCCATTTCGAACGGACCATGGCCGAGGGCGCTGAGTCCATTCGTCAGCTTTGCGAACTGGCCGCCCAGCGCGGCCTGCAGGTCGACATGCACTGCGACGAATCGGATGATCCCCTGTCCCGGCATATCGAGACCCTGGCCGCGGAAACCTGCCGCTGCGGACTGCACGGACGGGTCACCGGCTCGCACCTGACCTCCATGCACTCCATGGACAATTACTATGTCACCAAGCTGCTGCCACTGCTGGCGGAGGCCGAGCTGCACGCGGTCTGCAATCCGCTGGTCAACATGGTGCTGCAGGGCCGCCAGGACACCTACCCGAAACGCCGCGGCCTGACCCGGGTCAAGGAACTGCTGGCGCAAGGGATCAACGTCTGCCTCGGCCATGACGACGTGGTCGATCCCTGGTATCCCCTCGGCAGTCACGACATGCTGGAGGTCGCCCATATGGGCATCCATGCTCTGCACATGAGCGGCATTGCCGAGATGAACGAGCTGTTCGCTGCGGTGACCAGCCGTCCGGCGCAAACCATGGGATTAAACGGGTATGGAATCAAGGAAGGAAACTCTGCGGACATGGTGGTCTTGCAAGGACGGGATCCCATTGAGGCGATCCGGCTGCGCGGCCCACGGCTGGCCGTCATCCGCCGCGGCGAAGTCATCGCCGAAGCGGCTCCGGCCGTCTCCAGCGTCCACCTCGGCGAGCAGACTCAGCAAGTGGACTTTTCCTTACCGTAA
- a CDS encoding selenium metabolism-associated LysR family transcriptional regulator — translation MTLRQLELLIAVAETASFSRGAELMTLTQSTVSQHIAALERELNTRLLDRTSKGIYLTAGGEVFLQHARRVLAELDVLKQAMAGFHGLENAHLTIGASNIPANYLVPRLLPLLNQQYPGITVNMKIGDSRDMLSELHNGKIELAIVGARFDEENFSYQPILKDRLTLIVGPDHPLRDKQKISIKELVRQPLILREDGSGTYQTLLKAFAGAGIDASSLHVVARLGSNEAVRQAVSAGFGCAFVSDLSVRSNLQHGELFKVDVRDLVIERNIWLVRLLERTPSPASLAVSELLLQMTGALGTPQAAVN, via the coding sequence CGGAATTAATGACCCTGACTCAGTCAACCGTGAGTCAGCATATCGCCGCTTTGGAAAGAGAATTGAACACCCGTTTGCTTGATCGGACCAGCAAGGGGATCTATCTGACCGCCGGTGGGGAGGTGTTTCTCCAGCATGCCCGGCGGGTGCTGGCGGAACTTGACGTCCTGAAGCAGGCGATGGCCGGGTTTCATGGTTTGGAAAACGCCCACCTGACCATAGGAGCCAGTAATATCCCGGCCAATTACCTGGTTCCCAGGTTGTTACCGTTGCTCAATCAGCAGTACCCGGGGATTACCGTGAATATGAAGATCGGCGACAGCCGGGATATGCTCAGCGAGCTGCACAATGGCAAAATTGAACTGGCCATTGTCGGCGCTCGTTTTGATGAAGAGAACTTTTCCTATCAACCGATCCTCAAAGATCGCCTGACCCTGATCGTCGGCCCGGATCATCCGCTGCGGGACAAACAGAAAATCAGCATCAAGGAACTGGTCCGGCAGCCGTTGATCCTGCGTGAAGACGGGTCGGGAACCTATCAAACCCTGCTGAAAGCCTTTGCCGGCGCCGGAATCGACGCCTCTTCATTGCATGTGGTGGCCCGACTCGGCAGCAATGAAGCGGTTCGCCAGGCCGTGTCCGCCGGTTTCGGCTGTGCTTTTGTTTCCGATTTGTCCGTCCGCAGCAATCTGCAACATGGAGAATTGTTCAAGGTAGATGTTCGTGATCTGGTCATTGAGCGAAACATCTGGCTGGTCCGGCTGCTGGAACGGACTCCTTCACCTGCTTCCCTGGCCGTATCCGAACTGTTGCTGCAGATGACGGGAGCGCTCGGAACTCCCCAGGCGGCCGTAAATTAA
- a CDS encoding MFS transporter yields MSTSDKSWQRPEVLLYVMAFAVPLSFAAWQALLNNFAVEQAAFTGREIGILQSLREIPGFLAFAVVYVLLLLSEQRLALLALGLLGIGTALTGFFPSVIGLYLTTLVMSTGYHYYETMQTSLTQQWIPKAQAAETFGRIIAVSSLAGILAFALIWAGSNLLRIDYLWLYLLFGGVTLLFALVAGVLFPRFPQHTVQHKKMVVRSRYSLYYALVFMSGARRQIFTVFAGFLMVEKFSYSVSDISLLFLFNGILNVLFARRIGRMIARFGERNTLIFEYSGLILVFCGYALVKSAWLAAALYVVDHLFFALAISIKTYFQKIAAAEDISATAGVSFTINHIAAVGIPALFGLIWLTSPALVFYIGAGMSLVSLLLSLLVPRHPQPGQETRLQKPAASVAPEPGRLPV; encoded by the coding sequence ATGTCCACTTCCGATAAATCCTGGCAGCGCCCCGAGGTCCTGTTGTATGTGATGGCGTTTGCCGTGCCTTTAAGCTTTGCCGCATGGCAGGCGCTGCTGAACAATTTTGCTGTCGAACAGGCCGCTTTTACCGGCCGGGAGATCGGCATCCTGCAGTCGCTGCGGGAGATTCCCGGGTTTCTGGCTTTCGCCGTGGTCTATGTGCTGTTGCTGCTGAGTGAACAGCGCCTGGCGCTTCTCGCCCTCGGGCTGCTCGGGATCGGTACGGCCTTGACCGGTTTTTTCCCCAGCGTGATCGGGTTGTACCTGACGACATTGGTGATGTCGACGGGATATCATTATTACGAAACCATGCAGACCTCGCTGACCCAGCAATGGATTCCCAAGGCGCAGGCCGCCGAAACCTTCGGGCGGATCATCGCGGTCAGTTCCCTGGCCGGGATTCTGGCCTTCGCCCTGATCTGGGCCGGGTCGAACCTGTTGCGGATTGACTACCTCTGGCTGTATTTGCTGTTCGGCGGGGTGACCCTGCTGTTTGCACTGGTTGCCGGGGTGCTGTTTCCGCGGTTTCCGCAACATACGGTGCAGCACAAAAAGATGGTGGTGCGCAGTCGTTACTCCCTCTACTATGCGCTGGTTTTCATGTCCGGAGCACGGCGGCAGATTTTTACTGTCTTTGCCGGGTTCCTGATGGTGGAAAAATTTTCCTATTCCGTCAGCGATATCTCACTGCTGTTCCTGTTCAACGGAATTTTAAATGTTTTATTTGCACGGCGGATCGGCCGCATGATCGCCCGGTTCGGGGAGCGGAATACCCTGATCTTTGAATACAGCGGGCTGATCCTGGTGTTTTGCGGTTATGCTCTGGTCAAAAGCGCCTGGCTCGCTGCCGCCCTCTACGTTGTCGACCATCTGTTCTTCGCCCTGGCCATCAGCATCAAGACCTATTTTCAGAAAATCGCCGCGGCCGAAGATATTTCCGCCACCGCCGGGGTCAGCTTTACCATCAATCATATTGCCGCCGTGGGTATTCCGGCTTTGTTCGGACTGATCTGGCTGACCTCCCCGGCCCTGGTGTTTTACATTGGTGCGGGGATGTCCCTGGTGTCCCTGCTGCTGTCCTTGCTGGTTCCCCGCCATCCGCAGCCGGGGCAGGAGACCCGCCTGCAGAAACCGGCCGCGTCGGTTGCCCCGGAACCCGGTCGCCTGCCGGTCTGA